In one Lolium rigidum isolate FL_2022 chromosome 3, APGP_CSIRO_Lrig_0.1, whole genome shotgun sequence genomic region, the following are encoded:
- the LOC124701971 gene encoding protein TPR3 isoform X3, which translates to MSSLSRELVFLILQFLDEEKFKETVHKLEQESGFYFNMKYFEEEVINGNWDEVERYLGGFTKVDDNRYSMKIFFEIRKQKYLEALDKHDRSKAVEILVKDLKVFASFNEELFKEITQLLTLENFRENEQLSKYGDTKSARAIMLVELKKLIEANPLFRDKLQFPNLKSSRLRTLINQSLNWQHQLCKNPRPNPDIKTLFVDHSCGQPNGARAPSPANNPLLGSTIPKPGGFPPIGAQIGAQIGAHGPFQPAPTPVAPLAGWMSNPPAVTHPSASGGAIGFGTPTNPAAMLKHPRTPSTANPSMDYPSGDSDHLSKRPRPVGLSEEVNLPMNMMPATYPQSHSYPQDDFHKTVARTLSQGSVPMSMDFHPVQQTLLLVGTNIGDIGLWDVGTKEKLAVRNFKVWELGKCSMALQAGLVKDPSVSVNRIIWSPDGTLFGVAYSRHIVQIYSYHGGDDIRQHLEIDAHVGGVNDIAFAHPNKQLCIITCGDDKTIKVWEATSGTKQFTFEGHEASVYSVCPHYKENIQFIFSTALDGKIKAWLYDNLGSRVDYDAPGHWCTTMAYSADGSRLFSCGTSKDGESHLVEWNESEGAVKRTYQGFRKRSMGVVQFDTTRNRFLAAGDEFVIKIWDMDNTSLLTTIEADGGLPASPRLRFNKEGTLLAVSTIDNGIKVLANADGVRLLRTLENRSFDASRSASETVTKPLINPLTAAAAAAAAAAATSSGAAAPSAITAMNGDSRSLVDVKPRITDESMDKSKVWKLMEIADTTQCRSLKLGDNHRTTKISRLIYTNSGVAILALASNAVHLLWKWPRNERNSTGKATASVSPQLWQPPSGILMTNDIIDNNPEEAVHCFALSKNDSYVMSASGGKISLFNMMTFKTMTTFMPPPPAATFLAFHPQDNNIIAIGMDDSTIQIYNVRIDEVKSKLRGHSKKITGLAFSNVLNVLVSSGADAQICVWNTDGWERQRSRFLQIPSGRPTSNILDTRVQFHQDQLHCLVVHETQIAIYDASKLEPVKQWPVRENSAPITHATFSCDSQLIYASFLDATVCIFSASSLRLQCRILPASYLPPNISSNVHPVVVAAHPSEANQFALGLTDGTVYVMEPLESDRKWGNPPPVENGSTSNLSTPPNGASSSDQPER; encoded by the exons ATGTCTTCTCTCAGCCGGgagctcgtcttcctcatcctgcAGTTCCTCGATGAGGAGAAGTTCAAGGAGACCGTCCACAA GCTTGAGCAGGAGTCCGGGTTCTACTTCAACATGAAGTACTTCGAGGAAGAGGTGATCAACGGGAACTGGGACGAGGTGGAGCGCTACCTCGGCGGCTTCACCAAGGTCGATGACAACCGCTACTCCATGAAGATATTCTTCGAGATCCGCAAGCAGAAGTACCTCGAGGCGCTCGATAA GCACGATCGGTCAAAGGCGGTTGAAATCTTGGTCAAGGACCTGAAGGTGTTTGCGTCCTTCAACGAGGAGCTGTTTAAGGAGATCACGCAGTTACTGACTCTGGAGAACTTCAG GGAGAACGAGCAGCTCTCCAAGTATGGTGATACGAAATCTGCAAGAGCGATAATGCTTGTCGAGCTCAAGAAGCTGATCGAAGCCAACCCCTTATTCCGCGACAAGCTCCAGTTCCCTAATCTCAAGAGTTCTAGGCTGAGGACACTTATCAACCAGAG CTTAAACTGGCAGCACCAGCTTTGCAAAAATCCTAGGCCTAATCCTGACATCAAGACCCTTTTTGTTGATCATTCTTGTGGTCAACCAAATGGTGCACGTGCTCCATCACCTGCAAACAATCCACTACTTGGATCTACTATACCTAAACCTGGCGGTTTCCCGCCAATTGGTGCCCAAATTGGAGCCCAAATTGGCGCCCACGGA CCTTTTCAACCTGCACCAACACCGGTTGCACCTCTGGCTGGTTGGATGTCAAACCCTCCAGCAGTAACACACCCTTCTGCTTCTGGAGGTGCTATCGGATTTGGTACTCCTACGAATCCTG CAGCTATGTTGAAGCATCCTAGGACACCCTCGACAGCCAATCCTTCTATGGATTATCCATCTGGAGATTCTGATCATCTCTCGAAGAGACCTAGGCCAGTTGGGTTATCCGAGGAG GTGAATCTTCCGATGAATATGATGCCAGCGACTTACCCGCAAAGCCACAGTTATCCCCAAGATGATTTCCATAAAACTGTTGCACGTACATTGAGTCAGGGATCAGTTCCGATGAGCATGGATTTCCATCCGGTGCAACAAACCCTTCTTCTTG TTGGTACCAATATTGGTGACATTGGATTGTGGGATGTTGGCACCAAGGAAAAACTCGCTGTAAGAAACTTCAAGGTTTGGGAGCTCGGGAAATGTTCTATGGCCCTCCAG GCAGGGCTTGTCAAGGATCCTTCTGTGTCAGTTAATCGCATAATATGGAGTCCTGATGGAACCTTGTTTG GTGTTGCTTATTCAAGACATATAGTACAGATTTATTCTTATCATGGTGGCGATGATATTAGGCAACACTTGGAG ATTGATGCACATGTTGGTGGTGTAAATGACATTGCATTCGCCCATCCAAATAAGCAGCTATGTATAATTACCTGTGGAGATGATAAGACAATAAAG GTCTGGGAGGCCACTAGTGGAACGAAACAGTTCACCTTTGAAGGTCATGAAGCTTCTGTTTATTCAGTTTGTCCACATTATAAGGAAAATATTCAG TTCATCTTTTCAACTGCTTTAGATGGAAAGATAAAGGCATGGCTATATGATAATCTGGGGTCCAGAGTTGACTATGATGCACCAGGTCATTGGTGCACTACAATGGCATATAGTGCTGATGGTTCAAG ACTATTTTCCTGTGGGACTAGCAAGGATGGTGAATCACACTTGGTGGAATGGAATGAGAGTGAAGGTGCTGTGAAGAGAACATATCAGGGATTCCGTAAGCGATCTATGGGTGTTGTACAATTTGATACGACACGCAATAGGTTTTTGGCTGCTGGAGATGAATTCGTGATAAAGATTTGGGACATGGACAACACTAGTCTTCTGACTACCATTGAAGCTGATGGTGGCCTACCT GCAAGCCCACGTCTCCGCTTTAACAAGGAGGGTACTCTGTTGGCTGTTTCTACCATTGATAATGGTATAAAGGTGCTAGCAAATGCTGACGGTGTTCGTTTGTTGCGCACACTGGAAAATCGTTCTTTTGATGCTTCTCGCAGTGCATCTGAGACTGTAACAAAG CCTCTGATAAACCCGTTGACTGCTGCTGCCGCGGCAGCCGCTGCTGCAGCTGCAACCAGTTCTGGAGCTGCTGCTCCGTCAGCTATAACTGCAATG AATGGAGACAGCAGAAGCTTGGTCGATGTAAAACCTAGAATCACCGATGAGTCAATGGACAAGTCAAAGGTCTGGAAGCTTATGGAGATAGCTGATACTACTCAGTGCAGATCATTGAAATTGGGTGATAATCATAGGACAACTAAG ATCTCAAGACTGATTTACACAAATTCTGGTGTTGCTATCTTGGCTTTAGCTTCAAATGCCGTCCATCTACTATGGAAATGGCCACGTAATGAACGGAATTCAACTGGAAAG GCTACTGCGAGTGTTTCACCTCAATTGTGGCAACCTCCGAGCGGCATCCTCATGACTAATGACATAATTGACAATAATCCTGAAGAGGCAGTTCACTGCTTTGCCTTGTCAAAGAATGATTCATATGTCATGTCAGCTTCTGGAGGGAAAATTTCTTTGTTCAACATGATGACTTTTAAG ACGATGACAACATTTATgcctccgccaccagcagcaaCTTTTCTTGCGTTCCATCCTCAAGATAACAACATAATTGCCATTGGAATGGATGACTCAACCATCCAAATCTACAATGTCCGAATTGATGAG GTCAAAAGCAAACTTAGGGGGCACTCTAAGAAAATTACCGGCCTCGCCTTCTCGAATGTGTTAAATGTGTTGGTATCGTCTGGAGCTGATGCCCAG ATATGTGTTTGGAACACTGATGGATGGGAGAGGCAAAGAAGCAGATTTTTGCAGATACCATCAGGTCGCCCAACATCTAACATCTTGGACACACGAGTTCAGTTCCACCAAGATCAACTGCATTGTCTTGTTGTCCATGAGACCCAGATTGCCATCTACGATGCTTCAAAACTAGAACCTGTCAAGCAG TGGCCTGTTCGAGAAAATTCTGCTCCAATAACACAtgcaacattctcatgtgatagtCAACTGATTTATGCAAGCTTCCTGGATGCGACTGTCTGTATATTTAGCGCATCAAGTTTGAGACTCCAGTGCCGAATTCTTCCAGCTTCTTATCTTCCACCAAATATCAG TTCAAACGTTCATCCAGTCGTGGTTGCGGCACATCCTTCAGAAGCAAATCAGTTCGCTCTAGGCCTTACCGATGGCACTGTTTATGTCATGGAGCCATTGGAATCTGACAGAAAGTGGGGAAATCCTCCTCCAGTGGAGAATGGATCAACGAGCAACTTGTCCACACCTCCTAATGGAGCTTCGAGTTCTGATCAACCAGAGAGATAA
- the LOC124701971 gene encoding protein TPR3 isoform X2: MSSLSRELVFLILQFLDEEKFKETVHKLEQESGFYFNMKYFEEEVINGNWDEVERYLGGFTKVDDNRYSMKIFFEIRKQKYLEALDKHDRSKAVEILVKDLKVFASFNEELFKEITQLLTLENFRENEQLSKYGDTKSARAIMLVELKKLIEANPLFRDKLQFPNLKSSRLRTLINQSLNWQHQLCKNPRPNPDIKTLFVDHSCGQPNGARAPSPANNPLLGSTIPKPGGFPPIGAQIGAQIGAHGPFQPAPTPVAPLAGWMSNPPAVTHPSASGGAIGFAAMLKHPRTPSTANPSMDYPSGDSDHLSKRPRPVGLSEEVNLPMNMMPATYPQSHSYPQDDFHKTVARTLSQGSVPMSMDFHPVQQTLLLVGTNIGDIGLWDVGTKEKLAVRNFKVWELGKCSMALQAGLVKDPSVSVNRIIWSPDGTLFGKMPLVVLLSVHSRWQCSNVIFCSKGVAYSRHIVQIYSYHGGDDIRQHLEIDAHVGGVNDIAFAHPNKQLCIITCGDDKTIKVWEATSGTKQFTFEGHEASVYSVCPHYKENIQFIFSTALDGKIKAWLYDNLGSRVDYDAPGHWCTTMAYSADGSRLFSCGTSKDGESHLVEWNESEGAVKRTYQGFRKRSMGVVQFDTTRNRFLAAGDEFVIKIWDMDNTSLLTTIEADGGLPASPRLRFNKEGTLLAVSTIDNGIKVLANADGVRLLRTLENRSFDASRSASETVTKPLINPLTAAAAAAAAAAATSSGAAAPSAITAMNGDSRSLVDVKPRITDESMDKSKVWKLMEIADTTQCRSLKLGDNHRTTKISRLIYTNSGVAILALASNAVHLLWKWPRNERNSTGKATASVSPQLWQPPSGILMTNDIIDNNPEEAVHCFALSKNDSYVMSASGGKISLFNMMTFKTMTTFMPPPPAATFLAFHPQDNNIIAIGMDDSTIQIYNVRIDEVKSKLRGHSKKITGLAFSNVLNVLVSSGADAQICVWNTDGWERQRSRFLQIPSGRPTSNILDTRVQFHQDQLHCLVVHETQIAIYDASKLEPVKQWPVRENSAPITHATFSCDSQLIYASFLDATVCIFSASSLRLQCRILPASYLPPNISSNVHPVVVAAHPSEANQFALGLTDGTVYVMEPLESDRKWGNPPPVENGSTSNLSTPPNGASSSDQPER; the protein is encoded by the exons ATGTCTTCTCTCAGCCGGgagctcgtcttcctcatcctgcAGTTCCTCGATGAGGAGAAGTTCAAGGAGACCGTCCACAA GCTTGAGCAGGAGTCCGGGTTCTACTTCAACATGAAGTACTTCGAGGAAGAGGTGATCAACGGGAACTGGGACGAGGTGGAGCGCTACCTCGGCGGCTTCACCAAGGTCGATGACAACCGCTACTCCATGAAGATATTCTTCGAGATCCGCAAGCAGAAGTACCTCGAGGCGCTCGATAA GCACGATCGGTCAAAGGCGGTTGAAATCTTGGTCAAGGACCTGAAGGTGTTTGCGTCCTTCAACGAGGAGCTGTTTAAGGAGATCACGCAGTTACTGACTCTGGAGAACTTCAG GGAGAACGAGCAGCTCTCCAAGTATGGTGATACGAAATCTGCAAGAGCGATAATGCTTGTCGAGCTCAAGAAGCTGATCGAAGCCAACCCCTTATTCCGCGACAAGCTCCAGTTCCCTAATCTCAAGAGTTCTAGGCTGAGGACACTTATCAACCAGAG CTTAAACTGGCAGCACCAGCTTTGCAAAAATCCTAGGCCTAATCCTGACATCAAGACCCTTTTTGTTGATCATTCTTGTGGTCAACCAAATGGTGCACGTGCTCCATCACCTGCAAACAATCCACTACTTGGATCTACTATACCTAAACCTGGCGGTTTCCCGCCAATTGGTGCCCAAATTGGAGCCCAAATTGGCGCCCACGGA CCTTTTCAACCTGCACCAACACCGGTTGCACCTCTGGCTGGTTGGATGTCAAACCCTCCAGCAGTAACACACCCTTCTGCTTCTGGAGGTGCTATCGGATTTG CAGCTATGTTGAAGCATCCTAGGACACCCTCGACAGCCAATCCTTCTATGGATTATCCATCTGGAGATTCTGATCATCTCTCGAAGAGACCTAGGCCAGTTGGGTTATCCGAGGAG GTGAATCTTCCGATGAATATGATGCCAGCGACTTACCCGCAAAGCCACAGTTATCCCCAAGATGATTTCCATAAAACTGTTGCACGTACATTGAGTCAGGGATCAGTTCCGATGAGCATGGATTTCCATCCGGTGCAACAAACCCTTCTTCTTG TTGGTACCAATATTGGTGACATTGGATTGTGGGATGTTGGCACCAAGGAAAAACTCGCTGTAAGAAACTTCAAGGTTTGGGAGCTCGGGAAATGTTCTATGGCCCTCCAG GCAGGGCTTGTCAAGGATCCTTCTGTGTCAGTTAATCGCATAATATGGAGTCCTGATGGAACCTTGTTTGGTAAGATGCCGCTAGTAGTTCTTCTTTCTGTACATTCTCGTTGGCAGTGCTCTAATGTTATTTTCTGTTCAAAAGGTGTTGCTTATTCAAGACATATAGTACAGATTTATTCTTATCATGGTGGCGATGATATTAGGCAACACTTGGAG ATTGATGCACATGTTGGTGGTGTAAATGACATTGCATTCGCCCATCCAAATAAGCAGCTATGTATAATTACCTGTGGAGATGATAAGACAATAAAG GTCTGGGAGGCCACTAGTGGAACGAAACAGTTCACCTTTGAAGGTCATGAAGCTTCTGTTTATTCAGTTTGTCCACATTATAAGGAAAATATTCAG TTCATCTTTTCAACTGCTTTAGATGGAAAGATAAAGGCATGGCTATATGATAATCTGGGGTCCAGAGTTGACTATGATGCACCAGGTCATTGGTGCACTACAATGGCATATAGTGCTGATGGTTCAAG ACTATTTTCCTGTGGGACTAGCAAGGATGGTGAATCACACTTGGTGGAATGGAATGAGAGTGAAGGTGCTGTGAAGAGAACATATCAGGGATTCCGTAAGCGATCTATGGGTGTTGTACAATTTGATACGACACGCAATAGGTTTTTGGCTGCTGGAGATGAATTCGTGATAAAGATTTGGGACATGGACAACACTAGTCTTCTGACTACCATTGAAGCTGATGGTGGCCTACCT GCAAGCCCACGTCTCCGCTTTAACAAGGAGGGTACTCTGTTGGCTGTTTCTACCATTGATAATGGTATAAAGGTGCTAGCAAATGCTGACGGTGTTCGTTTGTTGCGCACACTGGAAAATCGTTCTTTTGATGCTTCTCGCAGTGCATCTGAGACTGTAACAAAG CCTCTGATAAACCCGTTGACTGCTGCTGCCGCGGCAGCCGCTGCTGCAGCTGCAACCAGTTCTGGAGCTGCTGCTCCGTCAGCTATAACTGCAATG AATGGAGACAGCAGAAGCTTGGTCGATGTAAAACCTAGAATCACCGATGAGTCAATGGACAAGTCAAAGGTCTGGAAGCTTATGGAGATAGCTGATACTACTCAGTGCAGATCATTGAAATTGGGTGATAATCATAGGACAACTAAG ATCTCAAGACTGATTTACACAAATTCTGGTGTTGCTATCTTGGCTTTAGCTTCAAATGCCGTCCATCTACTATGGAAATGGCCACGTAATGAACGGAATTCAACTGGAAAG GCTACTGCGAGTGTTTCACCTCAATTGTGGCAACCTCCGAGCGGCATCCTCATGACTAATGACATAATTGACAATAATCCTGAAGAGGCAGTTCACTGCTTTGCCTTGTCAAAGAATGATTCATATGTCATGTCAGCTTCTGGAGGGAAAATTTCTTTGTTCAACATGATGACTTTTAAG ACGATGACAACATTTATgcctccgccaccagcagcaaCTTTTCTTGCGTTCCATCCTCAAGATAACAACATAATTGCCATTGGAATGGATGACTCAACCATCCAAATCTACAATGTCCGAATTGATGAG GTCAAAAGCAAACTTAGGGGGCACTCTAAGAAAATTACCGGCCTCGCCTTCTCGAATGTGTTAAATGTGTTGGTATCGTCTGGAGCTGATGCCCAG ATATGTGTTTGGAACACTGATGGATGGGAGAGGCAAAGAAGCAGATTTTTGCAGATACCATCAGGTCGCCCAACATCTAACATCTTGGACACACGAGTTCAGTTCCACCAAGATCAACTGCATTGTCTTGTTGTCCATGAGACCCAGATTGCCATCTACGATGCTTCAAAACTAGAACCTGTCAAGCAG TGGCCTGTTCGAGAAAATTCTGCTCCAATAACACAtgcaacattctcatgtgatagtCAACTGATTTATGCAAGCTTCCTGGATGCGACTGTCTGTATATTTAGCGCATCAAGTTTGAGACTCCAGTGCCGAATTCTTCCAGCTTCTTATCTTCCACCAAATATCAG TTCAAACGTTCATCCAGTCGTGGTTGCGGCACATCCTTCAGAAGCAAATCAGTTCGCTCTAGGCCTTACCGATGGCACTGTTTATGTCATGGAGCCATTGGAATCTGACAGAAAGTGGGGAAATCCTCCTCCAGTGGAGAATGGATCAACGAGCAACTTGTCCACACCTCCTAATGGAGCTTCGAGTTCTGATCAACCAGAGAGATAA
- the LOC124701971 gene encoding protein TPR3 isoform X1 — MSSLSRELVFLILQFLDEEKFKETVHKLEQESGFYFNMKYFEEEVINGNWDEVERYLGGFTKVDDNRYSMKIFFEIRKQKYLEALDKHDRSKAVEILVKDLKVFASFNEELFKEITQLLTLENFRENEQLSKYGDTKSARAIMLVELKKLIEANPLFRDKLQFPNLKSSRLRTLINQSLNWQHQLCKNPRPNPDIKTLFVDHSCGQPNGARAPSPANNPLLGSTIPKPGGFPPIGAQIGAQIGAHGPFQPAPTPVAPLAGWMSNPPAVTHPSASGGAIGFGTPTNPAAMLKHPRTPSTANPSMDYPSGDSDHLSKRPRPVGLSEEVNLPMNMMPATYPQSHSYPQDDFHKTVARTLSQGSVPMSMDFHPVQQTLLLVGTNIGDIGLWDVGTKEKLAVRNFKVWELGKCSMALQAGLVKDPSVSVNRIIWSPDGTLFGKMPLVVLLSVHSRWQCSNVIFCSKGVAYSRHIVQIYSYHGGDDIRQHLEIDAHVGGVNDIAFAHPNKQLCIITCGDDKTIKVWEATSGTKQFTFEGHEASVYSVCPHYKENIQFIFSTALDGKIKAWLYDNLGSRVDYDAPGHWCTTMAYSADGSRLFSCGTSKDGESHLVEWNESEGAVKRTYQGFRKRSMGVVQFDTTRNRFLAAGDEFVIKIWDMDNTSLLTTIEADGGLPASPRLRFNKEGTLLAVSTIDNGIKVLANADGVRLLRTLENRSFDASRSASETVTKPLINPLTAAAAAAAAAAATSSGAAAPSAITAMNGDSRSLVDVKPRITDESMDKSKVWKLMEIADTTQCRSLKLGDNHRTTKISRLIYTNSGVAILALASNAVHLLWKWPRNERNSTGKATASVSPQLWQPPSGILMTNDIIDNNPEEAVHCFALSKNDSYVMSASGGKISLFNMMTFKTMTTFMPPPPAATFLAFHPQDNNIIAIGMDDSTIQIYNVRIDEVKSKLRGHSKKITGLAFSNVLNVLVSSGADAQICVWNTDGWERQRSRFLQIPSGRPTSNILDTRVQFHQDQLHCLVVHETQIAIYDASKLEPVKQWPVRENSAPITHATFSCDSQLIYASFLDATVCIFSASSLRLQCRILPASYLPPNISSNVHPVVVAAHPSEANQFALGLTDGTVYVMEPLESDRKWGNPPPVENGSTSNLSTPPNGASSSDQPER; from the exons ATGTCTTCTCTCAGCCGGgagctcgtcttcctcatcctgcAGTTCCTCGATGAGGAGAAGTTCAAGGAGACCGTCCACAA GCTTGAGCAGGAGTCCGGGTTCTACTTCAACATGAAGTACTTCGAGGAAGAGGTGATCAACGGGAACTGGGACGAGGTGGAGCGCTACCTCGGCGGCTTCACCAAGGTCGATGACAACCGCTACTCCATGAAGATATTCTTCGAGATCCGCAAGCAGAAGTACCTCGAGGCGCTCGATAA GCACGATCGGTCAAAGGCGGTTGAAATCTTGGTCAAGGACCTGAAGGTGTTTGCGTCCTTCAACGAGGAGCTGTTTAAGGAGATCACGCAGTTACTGACTCTGGAGAACTTCAG GGAGAACGAGCAGCTCTCCAAGTATGGTGATACGAAATCTGCAAGAGCGATAATGCTTGTCGAGCTCAAGAAGCTGATCGAAGCCAACCCCTTATTCCGCGACAAGCTCCAGTTCCCTAATCTCAAGAGTTCTAGGCTGAGGACACTTATCAACCAGAG CTTAAACTGGCAGCACCAGCTTTGCAAAAATCCTAGGCCTAATCCTGACATCAAGACCCTTTTTGTTGATCATTCTTGTGGTCAACCAAATGGTGCACGTGCTCCATCACCTGCAAACAATCCACTACTTGGATCTACTATACCTAAACCTGGCGGTTTCCCGCCAATTGGTGCCCAAATTGGAGCCCAAATTGGCGCCCACGGA CCTTTTCAACCTGCACCAACACCGGTTGCACCTCTGGCTGGTTGGATGTCAAACCCTCCAGCAGTAACACACCCTTCTGCTTCTGGAGGTGCTATCGGATTTGGTACTCCTACGAATCCTG CAGCTATGTTGAAGCATCCTAGGACACCCTCGACAGCCAATCCTTCTATGGATTATCCATCTGGAGATTCTGATCATCTCTCGAAGAGACCTAGGCCAGTTGGGTTATCCGAGGAG GTGAATCTTCCGATGAATATGATGCCAGCGACTTACCCGCAAAGCCACAGTTATCCCCAAGATGATTTCCATAAAACTGTTGCACGTACATTGAGTCAGGGATCAGTTCCGATGAGCATGGATTTCCATCCGGTGCAACAAACCCTTCTTCTTG TTGGTACCAATATTGGTGACATTGGATTGTGGGATGTTGGCACCAAGGAAAAACTCGCTGTAAGAAACTTCAAGGTTTGGGAGCTCGGGAAATGTTCTATGGCCCTCCAG GCAGGGCTTGTCAAGGATCCTTCTGTGTCAGTTAATCGCATAATATGGAGTCCTGATGGAACCTTGTTTGGTAAGATGCCGCTAGTAGTTCTTCTTTCTGTACATTCTCGTTGGCAGTGCTCTAATGTTATTTTCTGTTCAAAAGGTGTTGCTTATTCAAGACATATAGTACAGATTTATTCTTATCATGGTGGCGATGATATTAGGCAACACTTGGAG ATTGATGCACATGTTGGTGGTGTAAATGACATTGCATTCGCCCATCCAAATAAGCAGCTATGTATAATTACCTGTGGAGATGATAAGACAATAAAG GTCTGGGAGGCCACTAGTGGAACGAAACAGTTCACCTTTGAAGGTCATGAAGCTTCTGTTTATTCAGTTTGTCCACATTATAAGGAAAATATTCAG TTCATCTTTTCAACTGCTTTAGATGGAAAGATAAAGGCATGGCTATATGATAATCTGGGGTCCAGAGTTGACTATGATGCACCAGGTCATTGGTGCACTACAATGGCATATAGTGCTGATGGTTCAAG ACTATTTTCCTGTGGGACTAGCAAGGATGGTGAATCACACTTGGTGGAATGGAATGAGAGTGAAGGTGCTGTGAAGAGAACATATCAGGGATTCCGTAAGCGATCTATGGGTGTTGTACAATTTGATACGACACGCAATAGGTTTTTGGCTGCTGGAGATGAATTCGTGATAAAGATTTGGGACATGGACAACACTAGTCTTCTGACTACCATTGAAGCTGATGGTGGCCTACCT GCAAGCCCACGTCTCCGCTTTAACAAGGAGGGTACTCTGTTGGCTGTTTCTACCATTGATAATGGTATAAAGGTGCTAGCAAATGCTGACGGTGTTCGTTTGTTGCGCACACTGGAAAATCGTTCTTTTGATGCTTCTCGCAGTGCATCTGAGACTGTAACAAAG CCTCTGATAAACCCGTTGACTGCTGCTGCCGCGGCAGCCGCTGCTGCAGCTGCAACCAGTTCTGGAGCTGCTGCTCCGTCAGCTATAACTGCAATG AATGGAGACAGCAGAAGCTTGGTCGATGTAAAACCTAGAATCACCGATGAGTCAATGGACAAGTCAAAGGTCTGGAAGCTTATGGAGATAGCTGATACTACTCAGTGCAGATCATTGAAATTGGGTGATAATCATAGGACAACTAAG ATCTCAAGACTGATTTACACAAATTCTGGTGTTGCTATCTTGGCTTTAGCTTCAAATGCCGTCCATCTACTATGGAAATGGCCACGTAATGAACGGAATTCAACTGGAAAG GCTACTGCGAGTGTTTCACCTCAATTGTGGCAACCTCCGAGCGGCATCCTCATGACTAATGACATAATTGACAATAATCCTGAAGAGGCAGTTCACTGCTTTGCCTTGTCAAAGAATGATTCATATGTCATGTCAGCTTCTGGAGGGAAAATTTCTTTGTTCAACATGATGACTTTTAAG ACGATGACAACATTTATgcctccgccaccagcagcaaCTTTTCTTGCGTTCCATCCTCAAGATAACAACATAATTGCCATTGGAATGGATGACTCAACCATCCAAATCTACAATGTCCGAATTGATGAG GTCAAAAGCAAACTTAGGGGGCACTCTAAGAAAATTACCGGCCTCGCCTTCTCGAATGTGTTAAATGTGTTGGTATCGTCTGGAGCTGATGCCCAG ATATGTGTTTGGAACACTGATGGATGGGAGAGGCAAAGAAGCAGATTTTTGCAGATACCATCAGGTCGCCCAACATCTAACATCTTGGACACACGAGTTCAGTTCCACCAAGATCAACTGCATTGTCTTGTTGTCCATGAGACCCAGATTGCCATCTACGATGCTTCAAAACTAGAACCTGTCAAGCAG TGGCCTGTTCGAGAAAATTCTGCTCCAATAACACAtgcaacattctcatgtgatagtCAACTGATTTATGCAAGCTTCCTGGATGCGACTGTCTGTATATTTAGCGCATCAAGTTTGAGACTCCAGTGCCGAATTCTTCCAGCTTCTTATCTTCCACCAAATATCAG TTCAAACGTTCATCCAGTCGTGGTTGCGGCACATCCTTCAGAAGCAAATCAGTTCGCTCTAGGCCTTACCGATGGCACTGTTTATGTCATGGAGCCATTGGAATCTGACAGAAAGTGGGGAAATCCTCCTCCAGTGGAGAATGGATCAACGAGCAACTTGTCCACACCTCCTAATGGAGCTTCGAGTTCTGATCAACCAGAGAGATAA